From Streptomyces fungicidicus, one genomic window encodes:
- a CDS encoding phosphotransferase, with amino-acid sequence MSRLPAISTDRTAVRQAYLDRAMPKYLAFLGGPVPTVPPSWCTAHGDLHWANLTGPDLTILDWEGWGIAPAGYDAAMLHAYSVEVPETAERVRQELSEVLDSEKGCFAELVVITELLQSAERGDNVDLVTGLQRRAKEVWHRMRAAGVSNSSSSVCGSI; translated from the coding sequence ATGTCTCGCCTTCCGGCGATCAGCACCGACCGCACGGCCGTCCGCCAGGCATACCTGGACCGCGCCATGCCGAAGTACCTCGCCTTCCTCGGCGGACCGGTCCCCACAGTGCCTCCCTCATGGTGCACCGCGCACGGTGACCTGCACTGGGCCAACCTCACCGGTCCCGACCTCACCATCCTGGACTGGGAAGGCTGGGGGATCGCCCCCGCCGGCTACGACGCCGCCATGCTGCACGCCTACAGCGTCGAAGTACCGGAGACGGCGGAGCGCGTGCGGCAGGAGCTTTCCGAGGTACTCGACAGCGAGAAGGGGTGCTTCGCAGAACTGGTGGTCATTACCGAACTCCTGCAGAGCGCCGAACGAGGAGACAACGTGGACCTCGTCACCGGTCTGCAACGGCGCGCGAAAGAGGTCTGGCACCGGATGAGGGCCGCTGGGGTGTCAAATTCTTCGTCGTCTGTCTGCGGGAGCATCTGA